A DNA window from Bdellovibrio sp. BCCA contains the following coding sequences:
- a CDS encoding Flp1 family type IVb pilin: protein MKKFKNFSKNLLKKESGQGATEYILLLVVVVALVLMFKGKITEQVNGAMEKLGADMGNVISN, encoded by the coding sequence ATGAAGAAGTTCAAAAACTTTTCTAAGAATCTATTGAAAAAAGAGTCAGGCCAAGGCGCGACTGAATACATCCTTTTGCTAGTGGTGGTAGTTGCATTGGTGCTCATGTTCAAAGGAAAAATCACTGAGCAAGTTAACGGTGCGATGGAAAAACTTGGCGCCGACATGGGTAACGTGATCTCTAACTAG
- a CDS encoding BON domain-containing protein: MKRHILLTGLFLSLCGHVAFAQEELVAEPSSATADEGTGVYRSRKFINLTLGIEQDEKLPPLPNDIEFKGDFRRIVTAAYAKDLNVMRFTPKAEGFATLTIHDKRNGKVVAEFRIDVKKSKLDKVVREIRALLGDIEGINIKIVNNRVVVDGQILLPKDLARIYNVIKQFGDQASSLVTLSPLAQKKIAEFIARDINNPEIEVRAVNDKIILQGWANSEEESKRAEIVAKTYLPDIVIDAAEDGGPIKKRKPANDGVINLIQIKEAPAKPPAKMIQLVVHYVELNKDYSKAFKFQFTPELGDNSQMTFQTGGDSPGGVISSITGTVSNLLPKLNWAKQHGHARVLESTSLIVEDGKKGEIKQVTDQPYPVIGKDGTQGTAFASVGIVTGITPVLLGEKSGSVHMEMSFEVSSLLGNTPQGAPIVSKNQMSSTVTVRDRQSAAVGGLIRNSTSTGYNRPAGQKNPIISLYASKDFIKQQSQFVVFVTPIVKTSASSGAEQIKKKFRLRD; the protein is encoded by the coding sequence ATGAAACGACACATTTTACTGACGGGACTTTTCCTCAGCCTCTGTGGTCATGTCGCTTTTGCACAAGAAGAACTTGTCGCAGAACCGTCTTCGGCAACAGCGGATGAAGGAACTGGCGTCTATCGCTCCCGCAAATTCATCAACCTCACTTTGGGTATTGAGCAGGACGAAAAACTTCCGCCTCTTCCCAATGATATTGAATTCAAAGGAGACTTCCGTCGTATCGTGACGGCGGCTTACGCTAAAGATTTAAATGTCATGCGCTTTACTCCTAAAGCAGAGGGGTTTGCGACGTTGACGATTCACGATAAACGCAATGGTAAAGTCGTTGCGGAATTCCGTATTGACGTTAAGAAAAGCAAGCTCGACAAAGTCGTCCGCGAAATCCGTGCGCTTTTGGGTGATATCGAAGGTATCAATATCAAAATCGTGAACAACAGAGTTGTTGTTGACGGTCAGATCCTTTTGCCAAAAGACCTTGCGCGTATCTACAACGTTATCAAACAATTCGGTGACCAGGCTTCTTCTCTTGTGACCTTGAGTCCTCTTGCGCAGAAGAAAATTGCAGAGTTTATCGCTCGTGATATCAACAACCCCGAGATCGAAGTCCGTGCCGTGAATGACAAAATCATTCTTCAAGGTTGGGCGAATAGTGAAGAAGAATCAAAACGTGCCGAGATCGTGGCAAAAACTTATCTTCCTGACATCGTGATCGATGCCGCGGAAGATGGTGGTCCGATTAAAAAACGTAAGCCTGCGAATGACGGTGTGATCAACCTTATTCAAATTAAGGAAGCTCCGGCAAAACCACCAGCAAAAATGATTCAGCTTGTTGTGCACTATGTGGAATTGAATAAAGACTACTCGAAAGCATTTAAGTTCCAGTTCACTCCTGAATTGGGTGACAACTCGCAAATGACTTTCCAAACAGGTGGCGACAGCCCAGGTGGTGTGATCAGCTCTATCACAGGAACTGTTTCTAACTTGTTACCGAAGCTCAATTGGGCAAAACAACACGGTCATGCGCGCGTGCTTGAAAGTACAAGCTTGATTGTGGAAGACGGTAAAAAAGGTGAAATCAAACAGGTGACTGACCAACCATATCCAGTGATCGGTAAAGACGGTACTCAAGGAACGGCGTTTGCCTCTGTCGGTATCGTGACTGGTATCACACCTGTGCTTTTGGGTGAAAAATCCGGAAGTGTGCACATGGAGATGAGTTTTGAAGTGAGCAGCTTGTTGGGTAATACTCCGCAAGGGGCACCGATTGTGAGTAAGAACCAAATGTCGAGTACGGTGACTGTGCGTGACCGTCAAAGTGCGGCTGTGGGTGGTTTGATCCGCAACTCCACTTCGACAGGTTACAATCGTCCAGCTGGACAAAAGAACCCGATCATCAGCTTGTATGCATCTAAAGACTTCATAAAACAACAAAGCCAGTTTGTGGTCTTTGTTACGCCCATCGTGAAAACTTCTGCGAGCTCGGGAGCTGAGCAAATTAAGAAGAAGTTCCGTTTACGCGACTAA
- a CDS encoding DUF6531 domain-containing protein has translation MMKKAILAFAFLFSAQAYALVDMKNANYSNTWIDMDVPGSGYDLKIVRTYNSRSLFNGMFGFGWCSDFETAMEVNAEGNIKVKECGGGLEVTFAPREVTRKDVENTIAQIITKMKAEKKVGLTEAYLTSLKTQLLEDDSARSEFAAKYGISVPVKEGTKFYANGREVEHFVFNKTYYTRNLPDGSAQRFSPQGKLTHIYDKNGNFLKFDYDKDVIASIQDNNGRRLNFKYYQNKKVKSITGPNGLMADYKFANLDDLASVKNAWLKTYTYEYDELHNLTKATWPDKTFIAIKYDKKNDWVTAFAGRDKCLESYKYEFSANDPKNHYWSTVKKTCGKEVMADNKYEFWHQQRADGQYFLQRVMTTVNGNVTDITYHDVFGKPVSIRRNADRVSYEYYPDGLVKVKAAPNVRMAFEYDPKIKKVSAVTSTFFNEKGAKVSVKNTQFKYDAKGNLTYAQNSDGQKINMTYDNRGRIATITDHAKKVVKIEYEERYGKPSIVTRPGLGTIVVSYKPNGDINKVDSKEGPSVAMQVASTFNNLLDIIAPATAELYL, from the coding sequence ATGATGAAGAAGGCAATTTTGGCGTTCGCTTTTCTTTTTTCAGCACAAGCTTACGCGCTTGTTGATATGAAAAATGCCAACTACTCCAATACATGGATTGATATGGATGTGCCAGGCAGCGGTTACGATTTGAAAATCGTGCGCACTTACAACAGCCGTTCACTTTTCAATGGTATGTTTGGTTTCGGATGGTGCTCAGATTTCGAAACAGCGATGGAAGTCAACGCTGAAGGAAATATCAAAGTTAAAGAATGTGGTGGCGGTTTGGAAGTGACGTTTGCTCCTCGCGAAGTCACACGCAAAGATGTGGAAAACACAATTGCTCAAATCATCACTAAAATGAAAGCTGAAAAGAAAGTGGGTCTGACAGAGGCTTACTTGACGAGTTTGAAAACTCAGCTTCTTGAAGATGACAGCGCTCGCTCTGAGTTCGCGGCAAAATATGGAATTTCTGTTCCTGTTAAAGAAGGTACGAAGTTCTATGCAAACGGTCGCGAAGTTGAACACTTTGTTTTCAACAAAACATATTACACACGCAATCTTCCAGACGGCAGTGCTCAACGCTTTAGCCCGCAAGGAAAATTGACTCATATCTATGATAAAAACGGCAACTTCTTGAAGTTTGATTACGACAAAGACGTGATCGCTTCTATTCAAGACAACAACGGCCGTCGTTTGAACTTTAAGTACTATCAAAACAAAAAAGTAAAATCCATCACAGGCCCGAACGGTTTGATGGCGGATTATAAGTTTGCAAATTTAGATGACCTTGCTTCTGTAAAGAACGCTTGGTTGAAAACTTATACTTACGAATACGACGAACTTCACAATCTCACAAAAGCAACTTGGCCGGATAAAACTTTTATCGCAATTAAATACGATAAAAAGAACGACTGGGTGACAGCGTTTGCAGGTCGTGACAAGTGTTTAGAGTCTTATAAATACGAATTCTCTGCTAACGACCCTAAAAATCACTATTGGTCGACAGTGAAGAAAACTTGCGGCAAAGAAGTGATGGCAGATAACAAATACGAATTCTGGCACCAACAACGCGCTGACGGTCAATACTTCCTGCAAAGAGTGATGACGACAGTCAACGGCAATGTGACGGATATCACTTATCATGACGTGTTTGGAAAACCGGTTTCCATCCGTCGTAACGCCGATCGCGTTTCTTACGAGTACTATCCAGATGGACTTGTAAAAGTAAAAGCGGCTCCCAATGTGCGTATGGCGTTTGAGTATGATCCAAAGATCAAAAAAGTCAGCGCTGTTACTAGCACGTTCTTTAATGAAAAAGGGGCTAAGGTCTCTGTGAAGAACACGCAGTTTAAGTACGATGCCAAGGGCAATCTGACTTATGCGCAAAATAGTGACGGTCAAAAAATCAATATGACTTACGATAACCGTGGTCGTATTGCGACAATCACGGATCATGCAAAAAAAGTTGTTAAGATTGAATACGAAGAGCGTTATGGAAAACCTTCCATCGTCACTCGTCCTGGTCTTGGAACAATTGTAGTAAGTTATAAACCAAATGGGGATATCAACAAAGTGGATAGCAAAGAAGGTCCTTCTGTTGCTATGCAAGTTGCAAGTACATTCAACAACCTGCTAGATATTATTGCCCCTGCAACAGCGGAATTGTATCTATAA
- a CDS encoding autotransporter outer membrane beta-barrel domain-containing protein, with amino-acid sequence MKSSLSFFIVVGLLTVSFQTHAQTSLEGFSSGRYEVRKSAKKVRRPASEGEATPVVTDGDGVKVRTLKASELEAEEKARKEAELAKIEAEKKEAEKKALEAKVAQEAAKSKTETSSPGATAASDVQEPGISEQAESLFSSKAEKIYDFYRETIHPDDIRNNRVELDVMPVVAYNDSQSNYSYRDYQSFFNALKFKTNVWLTPLIGVSGQIMFSFAADVDAVSGSSRVPAKYEFVDLGVNFRKFFGVSRKSSSVEFSILLSDNKMNVPSDNTSRARLKSQGFGVGLKARIPSSQNYSWVIGGSFFPRLQHTETETGAAIKSGSSEESIRIGLDLGGEWKFTRESQMIWNLGLSAERNVFDGNANLPDPSTGTTPSNVSVTNSLYMFSLGYRWGH; translated from the coding sequence ATGAAGTCTTCTCTTTCTTTTTTCATTGTTGTCGGATTGTTGACCGTGAGTTTTCAAACTCATGCGCAAACAAGTCTTGAAGGTTTCTCTTCAGGTCGTTATGAAGTCCGTAAAAGCGCAAAAAAGGTTCGTCGTCCGGCCTCGGAGGGTGAGGCTACGCCTGTGGTTACTGATGGCGATGGCGTGAAGGTGCGCACTTTAAAAGCCAGCGAACTGGAAGCGGAAGAAAAAGCCCGTAAAGAAGCTGAATTGGCGAAAATCGAAGCTGAAAAGAAAGAGGCAGAGAAAAAAGCCCTTGAAGCCAAAGTGGCGCAAGAGGCTGCAAAATCTAAGACCGAAACGTCCAGTCCAGGTGCAACGGCCGCTTCGGATGTCCAAGAACCTGGAATCAGTGAGCAGGCGGAAAGTCTTTTCTCTAGCAAAGCAGAAAAGATCTATGATTTTTATCGTGAGACCATTCATCCCGATGATATTCGTAATAACCGCGTGGAATTGGATGTGATGCCAGTCGTTGCGTACAATGACTCTCAATCTAACTATTCCTACCGTGATTATCAAAGTTTCTTTAATGCTCTGAAATTTAAAACAAATGTATGGCTAACACCTCTTATTGGTGTGAGCGGACAAATCATGTTTTCTTTTGCGGCGGATGTGGATGCTGTAAGTGGTTCATCACGTGTTCCTGCGAAGTATGAATTTGTGGATCTAGGTGTGAACTTTAGAAAGTTTTTTGGTGTTTCTCGCAAATCGAGTTCCGTGGAATTTTCTATTCTTCTTAGTGACAATAAAATGAATGTACCAAGTGACAACACATCAAGAGCCCGTTTGAAATCGCAAGGTTTCGGTGTGGGTTTAAAAGCACGCATTCCAAGTTCTCAAAATTATTCATGGGTTATTGGCGGAAGTTTCTTCCCGCGTTTGCAACACACAGAAACTGAAACGGGAGCAGCGATCAAATCGGGATCTTCTGAAGAGAGCATCCGTATCGGTCTTGATCTGGGTGGCGAGTGGAAATTCACACGCGAAAGTCAGATGATTTGGAATTTGGGTTTAAGTGCTGAACGAAACGTTTTTGATGGCAACGCGAACTTGCCAGACCCAAGTACAGGGACAACGCCTTCCAACGTCAGCGTGACAAACTCACTGTATATGTTCTCCCTAGGCTATCGTTGGGGCCACTAA
- a CDS encoding type II secretion system F family protein gives MKFLANEWVLIPLFGICVFVFVILWADKTIAWLHKRSLGQRDEVIRMLRLMGNDVNEKKITILILLVSFGMGALVFLAVWPSVLIGFIFGAAITVGGWQLPLFVVKLTYEQRCTRFVDQMVDGLTIMANGIKAGSNPQESMKRVVEIMGNPISQEFAQVLYQMQVGDSFESALNDLGQRIPRPDVQMFVTSINILKETGGNLAETFQTIVTVIRERQKVEKKIQALTAQGLMQGIIVTMIPFILMAVFMVIDPGFIKPMFNTTLGLVLLFMMLGLQIIGGIVIKKLVTIKV, from the coding sequence ATGAAGTTTCTCGCTAACGAATGGGTGTTAATCCCTCTTTTTGGAATCTGCGTTTTTGTTTTTGTTATCCTTTGGGCTGACAAAACAATTGCGTGGCTCCATAAGCGCAGTCTTGGACAGCGTGATGAGGTGATTCGCATGCTTCGTTTGATGGGGAACGACGTGAACGAAAAGAAAATCACCATTCTGATTCTCTTGGTGAGTTTTGGTATGGGAGCTTTGGTTTTCTTGGCTGTTTGGCCAAGCGTTCTTATCGGATTTATTTTTGGTGCCGCTATCACTGTCGGTGGTTGGCAGTTGCCTTTGTTTGTTGTGAAACTCACCTACGAACAACGTTGCACACGATTCGTGGACCAAATGGTGGATGGTCTTACTATTATGGCTAACGGTATTAAAGCCGGCTCCAATCCTCAAGAGTCCATGAAGCGTGTGGTAGAGATTATGGGAAATCCTATCAGTCAGGAATTCGCGCAAGTTCTTTATCAAATGCAAGTGGGTGACAGTTTTGAAAGTGCGCTGAATGATTTAGGCCAGCGCATTCCCCGTCCTGACGTTCAGATGTTTGTGACGTCGATCAATATTTTAAAAGAGACCGGCGGTAACTTGGCGGAGACTTTCCAGACTATCGTCACGGTCATTCGTGAAAGACAAAAAGTAGAGAAAAAAATTCAAGCTCTGACTGCACAAGGCCTCATGCAAGGAATTATCGTCACCATGATTCCATTTATCTTAATGGCCGTCTTTATGGTGATAGACCCGGGTTTTATCAAACCAATGTTTAACACAACCCTAGGTCTAGTGTTGTTGTTTATGATGCTTGGTCTGCAAATAATCGGTGGCATAGTCATTAAAAAGCTTGTTACCATTAAAGTGTAG
- the cpaB gene encoding Flp pilus assembly protein CpaB has translation MGSNDTRNLWLSIAAGVFATFLLYSYSQEKKAEYDKRFGSTKRVVVAKEDIAEMQTIYDTMVETKELPADFIQPDAITIPDEIIGNVAAVPIRKGQMVLKNNLLTPGPDTGIALQVAPSKRAVTIPVDEVRGVAKLIRPGDRVDIFAAVDTGKGIGQRREVFTMMSDVVVLATGVSVVNNIPRMFELDSSGKNLTQIALTGDTKYTTITVEATPKEAQDLFYILSTAPGNLFFALRNPSDRTVPPRMPSSTSDSVMGRPVVALDGAPPVAAPPIAVPQRPVYTPPVQQQRTAPPPAQRPRGNGFQTL, from the coding sequence ATGGGATCGAACGATACAAGAAATCTCTGGCTTTCCATCGCAGCAGGCGTTTTTGCAACGTTCCTGCTGTACAGCTACTCCCAAGAGAAGAAAGCCGAATACGACAAGCGTTTCGGTTCTACTAAGCGTGTGGTTGTTGCCAAAGAAGACATCGCAGAAATGCAAACGATCTATGATACAATGGTTGAAACAAAAGAACTTCCTGCTGACTTTATTCAACCAGACGCTATCACTATTCCTGATGAAATCATCGGTAACGTGGCAGCTGTCCCTATTCGTAAAGGCCAAATGGTTCTTAAGAATAATCTTTTAACTCCGGGTCCTGATACGGGGATTGCTTTACAAGTGGCTCCTAGTAAGCGCGCCGTAACCATTCCTGTGGATGAAGTGCGCGGTGTTGCGAAACTCATTCGTCCAGGGGACCGTGTAGATATCTTTGCGGCTGTGGATACAGGTAAGGGTATCGGACAACGTCGTGAAGTTTTCACGATGATGTCCGACGTTGTTGTGCTTGCAACAGGTGTGAGTGTTGTGAACAACATTCCACGTATGTTTGAATTGGATTCATCTGGTAAAAACTTAACTCAAATCGCTTTAACCGGTGACACGAAATATACGACAATCACAGTGGAAGCGACTCCGAAGGAAGCTCAGGATCTGTTTTATATTCTTTCGACAGCTCCTGGAAACTTGTTCTTCGCTCTTAGAAATCCGAGCGACAGAACGGTTCCGCCAAGAATGCCAAGCTCAACTTCGGATTCAGTTATGGGACGACCTGTGGTAGCATTAGACGGTGCACCTCCTGTTGCGGCACCACCGATCGCAGTACCTCAGCGACCTGTTTATACACCACCAGTACAACAACAAAGAACTGCTCCTCCGCCGGCACAAAGACCTCGCGGCAATGGATTTCAAACTTTGTAA
- a CDS encoding response regulator, which produces MKIRFAVVDDAAFLRELVKNIVTSAGGTCVGEAANGDEAVALVESTLPDLVFLDMVMPLRNGIETAKIIKELHPEIKIIGCSTIDQEALVQKAYDSGFDDYITKPFSKEQILESIKKVLPHLGESTHGRT; this is translated from the coding sequence ATGAAGATACGTTTTGCTGTCGTAGACGACGCCGCTTTTTTACGTGAACTTGTGAAGAACATTGTGACTTCCGCTGGAGGCACTTGCGTGGGTGAAGCCGCTAATGGTGATGAAGCCGTGGCGCTTGTCGAATCCACTCTTCCCGATCTGGTTTTTTTAGATATGGTGATGCCACTTAGAAATGGCATTGAGACCGCTAAAATTATCAAAGAACTTCATCCGGAAATTAAAATCATCGGTTGTTCTACGATTGATCAAGAGGCACTTGTACAAAAAGCTTATGACTCTGGCTTTGATGACTACATCACAAAGCCATTCAGCAAAGAACAGATTTTAGAATCAATTAAAAAAGTATTACCGCATCTAGGAGAATCAACTCATGGAAGAACTTAA
- a CDS encoding tetratricopeptide repeat protein, protein MNALHDDMLSEARGYFINGNYKMAEPILNQMLLQNTRNPEVYQMLATISYDKGQFSKAIKTFKRALEIDPTYTDASVGLSIILNDLGKYDEGKQVFLDAQVQLEKKSGKQDPFVDEKLASKHEELADLYYQYKRYNEALEQLLKAQKLSSRKAEVTLRIAEVYVQLGQVDRAIKDLKALIREYPHLIPARLKLGAIYYNSNNIAEATEQWENILIRDPQHPEALRYLKMAQAAGITSIDL, encoded by the coding sequence ATGAACGCTCTTCATGATGACATGCTTTCAGAGGCCCGCGGATATTTTATCAACGGGAATTACAAGATGGCAGAGCCTATCTTGAATCAAATGTTGCTACAAAACACACGCAATCCTGAAGTTTATCAAATGCTGGCGACGATCTCTTATGACAAGGGTCAGTTCAGCAAAGCTATTAAAACTTTCAAACGTGCTCTTGAAATCGACCCGACTTACACTGATGCCAGCGTCGGTCTTTCGATTATTTTGAATGACCTTGGAAAATACGACGAAGGAAAACAAGTTTTCTTGGATGCTCAAGTGCAGCTTGAGAAAAAATCCGGCAAACAAGATCCTTTCGTTGATGAAAAACTCGCTTCCAAGCATGAAGAGTTGGCGGATCTTTACTACCAATACAAACGCTACAACGAAGCTCTTGAGCAACTTTTAAAAGCGCAAAAACTTTCCAGCAGAAAAGCCGAAGTGACTTTGCGAATTGCCGAGGTTTACGTTCAATTAGGCCAAGTCGATCGCGCTATTAAAGATCTGAAAGCTTTGATTCGCGAGTATCCACACCTTATTCCAGCTCGCCTAAAGCTTGGAGCTATTTACTACAATTCAAACAATATTGCTGAAGCCACTGAACAATGGGAGAATATCCTTATTCGGGACCCACAACACCCCGAAGCCTTGCGCTATTTGAAAATGGCTCAGGCGGCTGGCATCACATCCATCGATTTGTAA
- the hpt gene encoding hypoxanthine phosphoribosyltransferase, translating into MAQLKEQMVPFLTSDEIKELIENLAQQIEHDYEGKEVVFICPLRGSVHFTADLMRKVELPQQVDFVHVQAVERGGAIKIVKDISVNIAGKHVLIVEEIIDTGRTLSFLRSRLFASAPASLKIVTLLDKPARRELPIKADYIGKTIDDRYVVGYGMDSEEVGRNYPDIYTLKN; encoded by the coding sequence ATGGCACAACTTAAAGAACAAATGGTTCCTTTCCTAACTAGCGATGAGATCAAAGAGCTTATCGAAAATCTTGCGCAACAAATCGAACACGATTACGAGGGGAAAGAAGTTGTTTTCATTTGTCCTTTGCGTGGTTCTGTTCACTTCACAGCGGATTTGATGCGCAAAGTGGAACTTCCACAACAAGTCGACTTCGTTCACGTGCAAGCGGTTGAACGCGGTGGCGCGATTAAAATCGTTAAAGATATTTCTGTAAACATCGCGGGAAAACACGTTTTGATCGTGGAAGAAATCATCGATACGGGCCGCACTTTGAGTTTCCTAAGAAGCCGTTTGTTTGCTTCAGCCCCAGCTTCTTTGAAAATCGTGACATTGTTGGATAAACCAGCTCGTCGTGAGTTGCCGATCAAAGCAGACTATATTGGTAAAACGATCGACGACCGCTATGTGGTTGGATACGGAATGGACTCCGAAGAAGTCGGAAGAAATTATCCTGATATCTATACGTTGAAAAACTAG
- a CDS encoding ATPase, T2SS/T4P/T4SS family has product MAINPNCNLIAVVGGKGGVGKSVFAANFACTIMNELRAQVLLIDADAKSVGDQNVIMGLKPQKTLKELASFQGSLNSQPMNTLVTMHQSGLAYLGAVRGPEESLNISPDLLGKLLEFFSRAFKFVIVDVGTDLGPAQMAVLQEATAIMIVTSPEVLVVTQTQRLVNELLSATLPKDMFQLVINKASPTGLSPQTISNQLQLPYVGIIPQDEATSMMALQKYTPFVLSAPKAPVTAAYYDVTRKLTGGILQRLKTIARPKPAPAATEAAAGGASAGAAATAGMDARTLLKIRVHNELIRTVDLKKLLLDTKQDEGKEKEIREKTKREITLIVDKEAPDLAREERSKIIKEVLEEALGLGPLEDLLADPDVTEIMVNGFRKIFVEKSGKVQLSPVTFTSNDHLRRIIERIVTPLGRQINDSTPYVDARLKDGSRVNAVIEPLAIDGPALTIRKFKKGGITPEKYINYGSITKNMIDFLRICSENGLNIVISGGTGSGKTSLLNMLSSFIPSNERVITVEDAAELQLQQEHVVRLETRPASMEGSNAVTIRDLIKNALRMRPDRIIVGECRDGAALDMLQAMNTGHDGSMTTTHANSPRECIARLETLCMMSGMELPIRAIREQIAGAVNLIVQISRLSDGSRKILSITEVAGMQGDVVTLAEIFRFKETGYDKNRKIQGVFQATGTIPSFIQKLSDKGVVIPREIFSNDPATATPGAPAAGAPKSPLGALPKMPGVAPVKKSG; this is encoded by the coding sequence TTGGCTATCAATCCTAATTGTAATCTCATCGCTGTAGTCGGTGGTAAAGGCGGCGTCGGTAAGTCCGTTTTTGCCGCGAACTTTGCATGCACCATCATGAACGAACTCAGAGCCCAAGTGCTTTTGATCGATGCAGACGCGAAGAGCGTCGGCGATCAAAACGTTATCATGGGTTTAAAACCGCAAAAGACTTTAAAAGAACTTGCGAGCTTCCAAGGCTCTTTGAATTCTCAACCCATGAACACATTGGTGACAATGCACCAATCGGGTTTAGCTTATTTAGGCGCGGTTCGTGGACCGGAAGAATCTTTAAATATCTCTCCTGATCTTTTGGGAAAACTTTTAGAGTTTTTCAGTCGTGCATTTAAATTTGTGATCGTCGACGTGGGAACTGATTTAGGTCCCGCGCAAATGGCTGTTCTACAAGAAGCCACAGCGATCATGATCGTGACTAGCCCTGAAGTATTGGTTGTCACACAAACTCAACGCTTGGTGAATGAACTTCTTTCGGCAACTCTTCCGAAAGACATGTTCCAGCTTGTGATTAACAAAGCTTCACCGACAGGTCTTTCTCCGCAAACGATTTCAAATCAATTGCAATTACCTTACGTAGGAATTATTCCGCAGGATGAAGCCACATCGATGATGGCTCTGCAAAAGTACACTCCGTTTGTGTTGTCAGCTCCTAAAGCTCCAGTCACAGCGGCGTATTATGATGTCACCCGCAAATTGACGGGCGGCATCCTGCAAAGACTTAAAACAATTGCTCGCCCTAAACCAGCACCGGCTGCCACAGAAGCTGCTGCGGGTGGAGCTTCCGCTGGGGCTGCGGCAACGGCAGGAATGGATGCGCGCACACTCTTAAAAATCCGCGTGCACAACGAATTAATTCGTACCGTGGATTTAAAAAAGCTTTTGCTTGATACAAAACAAGATGAAGGAAAAGAAAAAGAAATCCGCGAAAAAACAAAAAGAGAAATCACTCTGATTGTCGATAAAGAGGCTCCGGATCTTGCCCGTGAAGAGCGTTCTAAAATTATTAAAGAGGTTTTAGAAGAAGCTTTGGGATTAGGTCCCCTGGAAGATCTTCTGGCTGACCCTGATGTTACCGAGATCATGGTGAATGGTTTTAGAAAAATCTTTGTCGAGAAAAGCGGTAAAGTTCAATTAAGTCCCGTGACATTCACATCGAATGATCACCTTCGCCGTATCATCGAGCGTATCGTGACTCCACTAGGTCGTCAGATCAATGACTCAACTCCTTACGTGGATGCGCGTTTAAAAGACGGTTCCCGTGTGAATGCCGTGATTGAGCCACTGGCTATCGACGGACCAGCTTTAACAATTCGTAAATTTAAAAAAGGTGGTATCACACCTGAGAAGTACATCAATTACGGAAGTATCACGAAGAACATGATCGACTTCCTTCGCATTTGTTCAGAGAACGGTTTGAATATCGTGATCTCGGGTGGTACTGGTTCCGGTAAAACCTCGCTTCTGAATATGCTTTCGTCTTTCATTCCGTCGAATGAACGTGTGATCACAGTCGAGGACGCGGCCGAGTTGCAACTGCAACAAGAGCACGTGGTCCGCCTGGAAACACGCCCTGCTTCAATGGAAGGATCCAACGCCGTCACCATTCGTGATTTGATTAAGAATGCCCTACGTATGCGTCCTGACCGTATCATCGTCGGTGAGTGCCGTGACGGTGCCGCACTAGACATGCTTCAAGCCATGAACACAGGTCACGATGGTTCTATGACAACGACTCACGCCAACAGTCCGCGTGAGTGTATTGCCCGTCTTGAAACTCTTTGTATGATGTCGGGAATGGAGCTTCCAATTCGTGCGATCCGTGAACAAATCGCGGGTGCGGTGAATTTGATTGTTCAGATTTCTCGTCTGTCAGATGGTAGCCGTAAGATCTTAAGCATCACTGAAGTTGCCGGTATGCAAGGTGACGTCGTGACGTTGGCAGAGATCTTCCGCTTTAAAGAAACAGGTTACGATAAGAATAGAAAAATTCAGGGTGTGTTCCAGGCCACTGGTACAATCCCAAGCTTCATCCAAAAATTGAGCGACAAAGGTGTTGTGATTCCGCGTGAGATCTTCTCGAATGATCCTGCGACGGCAACTCCAGGTGCTCCAGCAGCGGGTGCTCCTAAATCTCCATTGGGTGCTCTGCCAAAAATGCCAGGTGTCGCACCGGTGAAAAAATCGGGGTAG